One window from the genome of Flavobacterium agricola encodes:
- a CDS encoding DUF4249 domain-containing protein, with protein MKKYISLLILCFGFLFTSCEEVVEVDLDTAPAKLVIDANLYYDAANPNKPQVIKLSKTVGFYAADYDPVLDGKIWIEDELGNAYEFVDLQQNGSYSNLAFTMQLNTRYQLFVITEGQTYVSEANFFNTPEIVRVDQKDNGGLFGESYEFKIWFQDNPDQENYYQLIDALDNKIKFGLQNDIFSNGNLMNFIIIDSDSDSDTEEKIKPGESFDIYFSEVSKAYYLYMEKILSTSQNAGNPFAPPMGEIRGNIINQTDSENYPLGFFSLQNTIHKVITVE; from the coding sequence ATGAAAAAATATATTTCTTTACTTATCCTATGTTTCGGATTTCTGTTTACCAGCTGCGAAGAAGTTGTTGAAGTTGATTTAGATACAGCACCTGCAAAATTGGTTATAGATGCCAATTTATATTACGATGCAGCCAACCCAAATAAACCACAGGTAATTAAACTAAGTAAAACCGTTGGTTTTTACGCAGCAGATTACGATCCGGTTTTAGATGGAAAAATTTGGATTGAAGATGAATTAGGTAATGCGTATGAATTTGTTGATTTACAACAAAACGGTTCATACAGCAATTTGGCTTTTACCATGCAATTAAATACCCGTTATCAATTATTTGTTATAACAGAAGGGCAAACGTACGTAAGCGAAGCAAACTTTTTTAATACGCCAGAAATTGTGCGAGTAGATCAGAAAGATAATGGCGGTTTATTTGGCGAAAGTTATGAATTTAAAATATGGTTTCAGGACAATCCAGATCAGGAAAATTATTACCAGCTTATTGATGCGCTTGACAATAAAATAAAATTTGGTTTGCAAAATGATATTTTTAGCAACGGGAATTTAATGAACTTTATCATTATCGATTCGGATTCCGACTCAGATACCGAAGAAAAAATTAAACCCGGAGAAAGTTTTGATATTTATTTTTCTGAAGTTTCTAAAGCTTATTATTTATACATGGAAAAAATATTATCAACTTCGCAAAACGCAGGTAATCCATTTGCTCCACCCATGGGCGAAATTCGCGGAAACATTATCAACCAAACCGATTCTGAAAATTATCCGCTCGGATTTTTTAGTTTACAAAATACCATTCACAAAGTAATTACGGTAGAATAA
- a CDS encoding CinA family nicotinamide mononucleotide deamidase-related protein, whose protein sequence is MKAAVVTIGDEILIGQIVDTNSAFIAKQLDELGFQVVEVLSIADQEQAIVNMLQSYQNKVDLVVITGGLGPTKDDITKKTICKFFNDDLVLNQEVLTHVTRLLEDFYNRPVSEINKQQALVPSRAKILFNKVGTAPGMILQNNKTFFVSLPGVPFEMKYIVENELKPWVITNFDAFYNVHQTIITQGVGESLLAERIANWENNLPPAIKLAYLPSPGMVKLRLSSSGNDKQAIEQSISNQVSMLALIIGDCIISYDEQLPLPHQIYLLLKSKKQTIAVAESCTGGKLATCFTEIPGISSVFKGGVITYATDSKVNLLGVSQDTILEQSVVSAQVAEQMATQAKNKFQTDYAIASTGNAGPLKGDSDAEVGTVHIGIATPHGTFSEKFMFGQPREKVVKSAVNKALELVYKELIKKNN, encoded by the coding sequence ATGAAAGCAGCCGTTGTAACCATAGGAGATGAAATTTTAATTGGTCAAATTGTTGATACCAATAGCGCATTTATTGCCAAACAATTAGATGAATTGGGTTTTCAAGTTGTAGAAGTTCTTTCTATAGCCGATCAAGAACAAGCTATTGTAAATATGTTACAAAGCTACCAAAATAAAGTAGATTTAGTAGTAATTACCGGTGGATTAGGGCCAACCAAAGATGATATAACCAAAAAAACAATATGTAAATTTTTTAATGATGATTTGGTGCTTAATCAAGAGGTTTTAACGCATGTAACCCGTTTGTTAGAAGATTTTTATAACCGTCCGGTTTCCGAAATTAACAAGCAACAAGCCTTGGTTCCAAGTCGAGCAAAAATACTTTTTAATAAAGTTGGTACTGCACCCGGAATGATTTTGCAGAATAATAAAACTTTTTTTGTATCTTTGCCGGGCGTTCCATTTGAGATGAAGTATATCGTTGAAAATGAACTAAAACCTTGGGTCATTACAAATTTTGATGCATTCTATAATGTTCATCAAACTATAATAACGCAAGGTGTTGGAGAAAGCTTGCTGGCCGAGCGTATAGCAAACTGGGAAAATAATTTACCACCTGCTATAAAATTAGCCTATTTACCAAGTCCAGGAATGGTTAAACTGCGTTTATCTAGTTCCGGAAATGATAAACAAGCAATTGAACAATCAATTTCCAATCAAGTAAGTATGCTAGCCTTGATTATTGGAGATTGTATAATAAGTTATGATGAACAGCTTCCACTACCACATCAAATTTATTTATTGCTCAAATCCAAAAAACAAACTATTGCCGTAGCAGAAAGTTGTACGGGAGGTAAATTGGCAACTTGTTTTACAGAAATTCCAGGAATTTCTAGCGTTTTTAAAGGGGGTGTAATAACTTATGCAACCGATTCAAAAGTAAACTTGTTGGGTGTTTCTCAGGATACGATTTTAGAGCAGTCAGTAGTAAGCGCTCAAGTTGCCGAACAAATGGCAACGCAAGCAAAAAATAAGTTTCAAACCGATTACGCTATTGCTAGCACGGGTAATGCAGGGCCTTTAAAAGGCGATTCGGATGCAGAGGTAGGAACTGTCCACATCGGAATTGCAACACCACACGGGACATTTAGCGAAAAATTTATGTTTGGACAACCAAGAGAAAAAGTAGTGAAATCAGCTGTTAACAAGGCGTTAGAATTAGTTTACAAAGAATTAATTAAAAAAAACAATTAA
- a CDS encoding Hpt domain-containing protein, with protein sequence MPLNYNLSKVYELSDNDNEFAVTIVSLFLDEVPAEVKMIKAGIENKDYQQVYQAAHKIKPTLDLLCMYLAYEANLKIMNWTKAEGQKKEIIEVYKELKQFVDDTAKEIKKDFNL encoded by the coding sequence ATGCCTTTAAACTATAATTTATCTAAAGTTTACGAACTTTCTGACAATGATAATGAATTTGCAGTAACCATTGTAAGTTTATTTTTAGACGAAGTTCCAGCCGAGGTGAAAATGATAAAAGCCGGAATCGAGAATAAAGATTACCAACAAGTTTATCAAGCCGCACATAAAATAAAGCCAACTTTAGATTTGTTGTGCATGTACCTGGCTTATGAAGCCAATTTAAAAATCATGAATTGGACCAAAGCCGAAGGGCAAAAAAAAGAAATTATAGAAGTTTACAAAGAGCTAAAACAATTTGTAGATGATACAGCAAAAGAAATAAAAAAAGATTTTAATTTATAA
- a CDS encoding 3'-5' exonuclease, with the protein MEVKLNKPICFFDLETTGIEVAKDRIVEISILKVFPNGNKECKTWLVNPERSIPARASEIHGITDEKVANEPTFKQLAPQIYAMIKDSDLAGFNSDRFDIPLLVEELLRADIDFDMKNCVTVDVQTIFHKKEERTLSAAYKFYCDKNLDNAHSAAADTEATYEIFKAQLQRYDDLPKDIKALSEYTTRKKAVDFAGFIVLNEDGQEIFSFGKHKGKLVDEVLETEPGYFGWIQNADFPLYTKKVLTGIKLRKLSTKL; encoded by the coding sequence ATGGAAGTTAAATTAAATAAACCTATCTGCTTTTTTGATTTAGAAACCACCGGAATTGAAGTGGCGAAAGACAGAATTGTAGAAATATCAATATTAAAAGTTTTTCCAAACGGAAATAAAGAATGTAAAACTTGGCTGGTTAATCCAGAACGTAGCATTCCTGCCCGAGCATCCGAAATTCACGGTATTACTGACGAAAAAGTGGCAAACGAGCCAACCTTTAAACAATTGGCACCTCAAATATATGCCATGATTAAAGATTCAGATTTGGCAGGATTTAATTCCGACCGATTTGATATCCCGTTATTGGTTGAAGAATTGTTGCGTGCTGATATTGATTTTGATATGAAAAACTGCGTAACGGTTGATGTGCAAACTATTTTTCATAAAAAAGAAGAACGAACCTTATCTGCAGCCTATAAATTTTATTGCGATAAAAATTTAGACAATGCCCATTCTGCAGCAGCAGATACCGAAGCAACGTACGAAATTTTTAAAGCGCAATTACAACGTTACGACGATTTACCCAAAGATATTAAAGCTCTTTCAGAATATACAACTCGTAAAAAAGCTGTTGATTTTGCAGGTTTTATTGTGTTGAATGAAGATGGACAAGAAATTTTTTCGTTTGGTAAGCACAAAGGTAAATTGGTTGATGAAGTTTTAGAAACCGAACCGGGCTATTTTGGGTGGATTCAAAATGCTGATTTTCCATTATATACCAAAAAAGTTTTAACCGGAATTAAATTACGTAAACTAAGTACAAAGTTATAA
- the rpmG gene encoding 50S ribosomal protein L33: protein MAKKSKGNRIQVILECTEHKASGVAGTSRYITTKNKKNTPDRLEIKKFNPILKRVTVHKEIK from the coding sequence ATGGCAAAGAAAAGTAAAGGTAATAGAATCCAAGTGATTTTAGAATGTACTGAACATAAAGCATCAGGTGTTGCTGGAACTTCAAGATACATCACTACTAAAAATAAAAAGAATACTCCAGATAGATTAGAGATTAAAAAATTTAATCCTATTTTAAAAAGAGTAACTGTTCATAAAGAAATTAAATAA
- a CDS encoding KTSC domain-containing protein: MKKILFIFVLAFCILSCGKKGCESLQSKYESQPEAVKEIRTADFALKDVLTTANSSSIKRIEYYSCDGNQGYLIVYNLSGDVKLHRDVPVSIWEGLKSSEFMRNYYNDNIKDEYPY, from the coding sequence ATGAAAAAAATACTATTTATTTTTGTGCTTGCTTTCTGTATTCTTTCTTGTGGTAAAAAAGGATGTGAAAGTTTACAATCCAAATACGAATCACAACCCGAAGCGGTAAAAGAGATTCGTACAGCAGATTTTGCTCTTAAAGACGTGTTAACCACAGCAAATAGTTCTTCAATTAAAAGAATTGAATATTATAGCTGTGATGGAAATCAAGGATATTTAATTGTTTACAACCTTTCGGGCGATGTAAAACTGCATCGCGATGTACCCGTTTCTATTTGGGAAGGATTAAAATCGTCCGAATTTATGCGTAACTATTATAACGATAACATTAAAGACGAATATCCTTACTAA
- a CDS encoding calcium:proton antiporter, translated as MYNNIFAKKFKISLPLWTIIAPVFGIMTLGVNSDAENISTFLSIFFGVALIICVLAAVHHAEVIAHKVGEPFGTIILALAITVIEVSLIVSLMLSESNDEPSTLARDTVFAAIMVIITGIIGICLLVGSYRYREQSFIKKGVSTALTTLVAIAVLTLVLPNYTTSDVEGVYSNSQLIFVAIISLVLYGGFIMVQTIRHREFFLSQQEIESQVKKQKLSEIERAEIEIHGEIPNLKTTLISLVLLFMALVVVVLLSKKLSPTIEEIVYTMGAPKSLVGIIIALVILLPEGLAAYRAARMDRIQTSLNLALGSALASIGLTIPAVAIVCYFSDMKVTLGIDAKSTVLLILSLFVVSLSLNSGKTNIQKGVVLLVIFAAYLFLTVVP; from the coding sequence ATGTATAACAATATTTTTGCAAAAAAATTTAAAATTTCATTACCACTTTGGACCATCATTGCCCCAGTTTTTGGGATTATGACTTTAGGAGTTAACAGTGATGCAGAGAATATCTCAACCTTTCTTTCTATTTTCTTCGGGGTAGCTTTAATTATTTGTGTTTTAGCAGCCGTACATCATGCCGAGGTAATTGCCCATAAAGTTGGCGAACCTTTTGGCACCATTATTTTAGCCTTAGCCATTACCGTAATTGAGGTTTCATTAATTGTTTCTTTAATGCTATCAGAAAGCAACGATGAACCTTCTACCCTAGCTCGAGATACCGTTTTTGCTGCCATTATGGTTATTATTACGGGGATTATAGGCATCTGTTTATTGGTAGGCAGTTACCGTTATCGCGAACAATCTTTTATTAAAAAAGGAGTTTCTACCGCTTTAACAACATTAGTTGCTATTGCAGTTTTAACTTTAGTTTTACCTAACTACACCACTTCTGACGTAGAAGGTGTTTATTCAAACAGCCAACTTATATTTGTTGCTATTATATCTTTAGTATTGTACGGCGGATTTATTATGGTACAAACTATTAGACACCGTGAATTCTTTTTAAGTCAACAAGAAATAGAATCACAAGTAAAAAAACAAAAGCTTAGTGAAATTGAAAGAGCTGAAATTGAGATTCATGGCGAAATACCAAATTTAAAAACTACATTAATCAGTTTGGTCTTATTATTTATGGCTTTGGTTGTTGTGGTTTTACTTTCTAAAAAACTTTCGCCAACTATTGAAGAAATTGTTTACACCATGGGCGCACCGAAATCGCTAGTTGGAATTATAATTGCTTTAGTAATTTTATTGCCTGAAGGATTAGCTGCGTATCGTGCTGCAAGAATGGATAGAATTCAAACATCATTAAACTTAGCTTTAGGTTCTGCTTTAGCCTCAATTGGTTTAACCATTCCGGCGGTAGCCATTGTTTGTTATTTTTCTGACATGAAAGTTACTTTAGGAATTGATGCAAAATCTACGGTGTTATTAATATTATCTTTATTTGTTGTTTCGTTATCCTTAAACAGCGGAAAAACAAATATTCAAAAAGGTGTAGTTCTCCTCGTTATTTTTGCCGCTTATCTATTTTTAACTGTGGTTCCATAA
- the uvrB gene encoding excinuclease ABC subunit UvrB has translation MKFQVVSDYKPTGDQPQAIQKLSEGILNDEKYQTLLGVTGSGKTFTIANVIEQVNKPTLILAHNKTLAAQLYTEFKSFLPNNSVQYFVSYYDYYQPEAYIPVTGVYIEKDLSINEELEKMRLSTTSALLSGRRDVVVIASVSCLYGIGNPIEFQKNVISIHKDQVIARTQLLHKLVQSLYSRTQAEFTPGTFRIKGDTVEIFPAYADDPFRIHFFGDEIEEIEAIDRVTNKVIEKYDRLNIYPANMFVTSPDVLQTAIWEIQQDMVKQVDYFKSIGKHLEAKRLEERTNFDLEMIRELGYCSGIENYSRYLDRRLPGTRPFCLLDYFPEDYLMVIDESHVTVSQVHAMYGGDRSRKENLVEYGFRLPAAMDNRPLKFEEFESLQNQVIYVSATPADYELKQTEGVYVEQVIRPTGLLDPIIEVRPSQNQIDDLIDEIQVRAEKDERVLVTTLTKRMAEELAKFFDKVGIRCRYVHSDIDTLERVEIMQDLRKGIFDVLIGVNLLREGLDLPEVSLVAILDADKEGFLRSARSLTQTVGRAARNVNGMAIMYADKITDSMQKTIDETNYRREKQIKYNEAHGKVPQALNKVIQDNTLGKSNASKDIDRLYQETELIRTAAEPDAEYLENSDLEKVIKQKKKAMEKAAKDLDFMQAAKLRDEIKIIQEKINRNK, from the coding sequence ATGAAATTTCAAGTTGTTTCGGACTATAAACCTACGGGTGACCAACCGCAAGCTATTCAAAAACTTAGCGAAGGGATATTAAATGACGAAAAATATCAAACCTTATTAGGCGTTACGGGTTCAGGAAAAACTTTTACCATTGCTAATGTTATTGAACAAGTTAACAAACCAACGCTAATTTTAGCACACAATAAAACATTAGCAGCCCAATTATATACCGAATTTAAAAGCTTTTTACCCAATAATTCGGTGCAATATTTTGTTTCGTACTACGATTATTACCAACCCGAAGCTTACATTCCGGTTACCGGAGTTTATATAGAAAAAGATTTATCTATTAATGAAGAGTTAGAAAAAATGCGATTAAGCACCACATCTGCCCTATTATCTGGGCGCCGTGATGTTGTAGTAATTGCATCAGTTTCTTGTTTATACGGGATTGGTAACCCCATAGAATTTCAGAAAAATGTAATTTCTATTCATAAAGATCAAGTTATTGCTCGTACGCAATTGCTACATAAATTGGTTCAAAGTTTATATTCGCGCACGCAAGCCGAATTTACTCCTGGAACTTTTAGAATTAAAGGAGATACTGTAGAAATTTTTCCAGCTTATGCAGATGATCCGTTTCGTATTCATTTTTTTGGAGATGAAATTGAAGAAATTGAAGCCATTGATCGCGTTACGAATAAAGTAATAGAAAAATACGATCGTCTAAATATTTACCCAGCAAATATGTTTGTTACCTCGCCCGATGTGCTGCAAACCGCAATTTGGGAAATTCAGCAAGATATGGTTAAGCAAGTAGATTATTTTAAATCTATTGGTAAACATTTAGAAGCAAAACGTTTAGAAGAACGTACCAATTTTGATTTAGAAATGATTCGAGAATTGGGATATTGCTCGGGCATCGAAAATTATTCGCGCTATTTAGATCGTCGTTTACCAGGTACGCGCCCATTCTGTTTGTTAGATTATTTTCCGGAAGATTATTTGATGGTGATTGACGAATCGCACGTAACCGTTTCTCAAGTTCATGCTATGTACGGCGGTGACCGATCTCGAAAAGAAAACTTAGTTGAATACGGATTCCGATTACCAGCGGCAATGGACAACCGCCCATTAAAGTTTGAAGAATTTGAATCATTACAAAATCAAGTTATTTATGTTTCTGCAACACCGGCAGATTATGAGTTAAAACAAACCGAGGGCGTTTATGTAGAACAAGTTATTCGCCCAACCGGACTATTAGATCCTATTATTGAAGTCCGCCCATCACAAAATCAAATTGATGATTTAATTGATGAAATTCAGGTACGTGCAGAAAAAGATGAACGCGTTTTAGTAACCACATTAACCAAACGCATGGCCGAAGAATTGGCAAAGTTTTTTGACAAAGTTGGGATTCGCTGTCGTTACGTCCATTCGGATATTGATACGTTAGAACGCGTAGAAATAATGCAAGACTTACGTAAAGGTATTTTTGATGTACTTATTGGAGTTAACTTACTGCGCGAAGGATTAGATTTACCCGAAGTTTCTTTAGTTGCAATTTTAGATGCCGATAAAGAAGGCTTTTTACGTAGCGCTCGTTCGCTTACCCAAACCGTAGGTCGTGCTGCGCGTAACGTAAATGGAATGGCCATAATGTATGCTGATAAAATTACCGATAGCATGCAAAAAACAATTGACGAAACCAATTACCGCCGTGAAAAGCAAATTAAATATAACGAAGCACACGGAAAGGTACCACAAGCTTTAAATAAGGTTATTCAAGACAATACCTTAGGAAAATCTAATGCCAGTAAAGATATTGATCGTTTATATCAAGAAACAGAATTAATTCGAACTGCGGCAGAACCAGATGCCGAATATTTAGAAAATTCTGACTTAGAAAAAGTTATCAAGCAGAAAAAGAAAGCAATGGAAAAAGCAGCTAAAGATTTAGATTTTATGCAAGCCGCCAAACTACGAGATGAAATAAAAATTATTCAAGAAAAAATAAATCGTAATAAATAA
- a CDS encoding fumarylacetoacetate hydrolase family protein codes for MKIICIGRNYVDHIEELKNERPTDPVVFLKPDTAILPKQFPFYIPEFSTDVHYEVELVLKVSKVGKYIDQKFARNYYNEVGLGIDFTARDLQAQLKAKGLPWEKAKGFDGSAVLGNFMPISDYDALQNLDFELHKNEQVVQKGNANHMIWNFDEIVAYVSQFFTLKTGDLIFTGTPAGVGPVAAGDVLEGFIKNEKQFRLNIK; via the coding sequence ATGAAAATTATTTGTATTGGCCGCAATTATGTAGATCATATTGAGGAGTTAAAAAACGAACGTCCAACCGATCCGGTGGTGTTTTTAAAACCAGATACGGCAATTTTACCTAAACAGTTTCCTTTTTACATCCCAGAATTCTCAACCGATGTACATTATGAGGTAGAATTGGTGCTTAAAGTTAGTAAAGTAGGTAAATATATTGACCAAAAATTTGCTCGTAATTATTATAACGAAGTTGGTTTAGGAATTGATTTTACTGCGCGTGATTTGCAAGCGCAACTTAAAGCCAAAGGTTTACCTTGGGAAAAAGCCAAAGGATTTGACGGATCTGCTGTTTTAGGTAATTTTATGCCAATTTCAGATTACGATGCCCTACAAAATTTAGATTTTGAATTGCATAAAAACGAGCAAGTGGTGCAAAAAGGCAACGCAAACCATATGATTTGGAATTTTGACGAAATTGTAGCCTACGTATCGCAATTCTTTACATTAAAAACCGGTGATTTAATTTTTACAGGAACTCCAGCTGGTGTTGGTCCTGTAGCCGCTGGCGATGTATTAGAAGGATTTATAAAAAATGAAAAACAATTCAGATTAAACATCAAATAA
- the rpmB gene encoding 50S ribosomal protein L28 — protein sequence MSRVCELTGKRAMVGNNVSHAMNKTKRKFSVNLFKKRFYIAEEDRWVTLKVSASALKTINKKGIVAALKDAKANGIVK from the coding sequence ATGTCAAGAGTTTGTGAATTAACAGGTAAAAGAGCAATGGTTGGTAACAACGTTTCTCACGCAATGAACAAAACAAAAAGAAAGTTCAGCGTTAACTTATTCAAGAAACGTTTTTATATTGCTGAAGAAGATAGATGGGTAACTTTAAAAGTTTCTGCTTCTGCTTTAAAAACTATTAATAAAAAAGGTATTGTAGCTGCATTAAAAGATGCAAAAGCTAACGGAATTGTTAAATAA
- a CDS encoding thiamine diphosphokinase — MKQNELKNAVIIGNGDLGILFNKKINLLNFDYCLVLDSAITNYHLFETKKNPDGLLGDFDRAFDAEIWQKKYNNLEIIHTPDQEKTDFEKGIEFLLSKNITQITGLGLTGKRMDHTFNNISSLAKYNDAVAIELLDEYSKIYCIDQYKSFKKMLAQQTIVSLLPIGKVEGITTKNLAYNLENEDLELGVRTGSSNAVIQTDFVEITITKGKLIIMECKD; from the coding sequence ATGAAACAAAATGAATTAAAAAATGCCGTAATTATTGGCAACGGTGATTTAGGCATTTTATTCAACAAAAAAATAAATTTATTAAATTTTGATTATTGCTTGGTTTTAGACAGCGCTATTACCAATTATCATTTATTTGAAACCAAAAAAAATCCAGATGGATTATTGGGCGATTTTGATCGTGCCTTTGATGCCGAAATTTGGCAAAAAAAATACAACAATCTAGAAATTATTCATACTCCAGATCAGGAAAAAACAGATTTTGAGAAAGGCATTGAATTTTTACTTTCTAAAAACATAACCCAAATTACAGGTTTAGGTTTAACAGGTAAAAGAATGGATCATACATTTAACAACATTTCTTCATTAGCGAAATATAATGATGCGGTTGCTATTGAATTGCTTGATGAATATTCTAAAATTTATTGCATCGATCAATACAAATCCTTTAAAAAAATGCTGGCACAACAAACCATTGTTTCTTTACTTCCTATTGGTAAGGTTGAAGGCATTACCACTAAAAACTTGGCGTACAATTTAGAAAACGAAGATTTAGAATTGGGCGTTAGAACCGGAAGCAGCAATGCTGTTATTCAAACCGATTTTGTAGAAATTACCATTACCAAGGGCAAGCTGATTATTATGGAATGTAAGGATTAA
- a CDS encoding DUF4295 domain-containing protein yields the protein MAKKSVATLQTNSKRLTKAIKMVKSPKTGAYTFVEAVMAPELVDQFLKNK from the coding sequence ATGGCAAAGAAATCCGTAGCAACGTTACAGACTAATTCTAAAAGATTAACGAAAGCAATTAAAATGGTAAAATCACCTAAAACTGGTGCTTATACTTTCGTTGAAGCTGTTATGGCTCCAGAATTAGTAGATCAATTCCTAAAAAATAAATAA
- a CDS encoding outer membrane protein assembly factor BamB family protein: protein MKKTILNLGFAALWLLSFNVNAQEVVSFTDNIQEVRVEPLTGNVFVKTKNGLTSLDPNSKQKIWELDTKNVNSTTTLDKMASAYAAVQNNDFLGALDSNSEIEFIQNSPYAQITFDKNSIIINSLTGQVVFNSATEGYVIYTTSFIPSKNEFLILGQKDKNIDFINYDLDNNKIKWVSNVGTADGFGKELGNLLKSFVKNSISLSENKVEINNGIIYAGIKNLLFAINDETGKILWKTDYPINNFYVNRKGDRVITVLNTGGILSSKKKLNILDATNGNKLWKDDITTKYISYLEDHGDKILIAHHGGFNFYDYEKGNKVWKKDAKGKQIKQVIPLGQDYLYIADTEMNLIDKNGANKWKKFIEIADNSEDEVYYLDNVGNNRVFYLTDTYGNMVDYNTGKKIWRKNIEFDKKRPLAYDVKDDKFLVYNNKRIYTFNTNNEDSPKPKGKIDVKNDKTIETLESFDWGVCIVGQNDVIGLDNEGNTLYHKTYKEPGEAGRRLLKTGGIIGNAYFGSKSSMNRSLSEAKFVFRDEKGNIVQEVDMFSDDAKKRMTKAANEAGNTADIISKNVIANVDKRYNGLKQTNNYAFILARGESGPELVKVRKNDGTEVAKIDLDSNKPMYEIDNFTDNIYYASGNDLKIYK from the coding sequence ATGAAAAAAACAATTTTGAATTTAGGATTTGCAGCCCTTTGGTTGTTATCTTTTAATGTTAACGCACAAGAAGTTGTAAGCTTTACAGATAACATTCAAGAAGTACGCGTAGAACCGTTAACAGGTAATGTATTTGTAAAAACAAAAAATGGATTAACTAGTTTAGACCCAAACAGCAAACAAAAAATTTGGGAGTTAGATACCAAAAACGTAAACAGCACAACTACATTAGATAAAATGGCAAGTGCGTATGCAGCTGTACAAAACAACGATTTTTTAGGTGCTTTAGATAGCAATTCAGAAATAGAATTCATTCAAAATTCGCCTTACGCACAAATTACTTTCGACAAAAACAGCATCATTATAAATAGCCTTACCGGGCAAGTTGTGTTTAACTCAGCTACCGAAGGTTATGTTATTTATACCACGTCATTCATTCCATCAAAAAACGAATTTTTAATCTTAGGACAAAAAGATAAAAACATTGACTTTATTAATTACGATTTAGATAACAATAAAATTAAATGGGTTAGTAACGTAGGGACAGCAGATGGTTTTGGTAAAGAATTAGGAAACCTATTAAAAAGCTTTGTAAAAAACAGCATTTCGTTATCTGAAAATAAAGTAGAAATAAACAACGGCATCATTTACGCAGGTATTAAAAACTTATTATTTGCCATTAATGATGAAACCGGAAAAATTTTATGGAAAACCGATTATCCAATTAATAATTTTTACGTAAACAGAAAAGGTGATCGCGTAATTACGGTATTAAATACAGGCGGAATTTTATCTTCTAAAAAGAAATTAAACATATTAGATGCTACAAATGGAAATAAATTATGGAAAGATGATATTACAACCAAATACATTTCATACTTAGAAGATCATGGTGATAAAATACTAATTGCTCACCACGGCGGATTTAATTTTTATGATTACGAAAAAGGAAATAAAGTTTGGAAAAAAGATGCAAAAGGAAAACAAATAAAACAAGTTATTCCGTTAGGTCAAGATTATTTATACATTGCAGATACAGAAATGAATCTGATTGATAAAAATGGAGCTAACAAATGGAAAAAATTTATTGAAATTGCTGATAATTCTGAAGACGAAGTTTATTATTTAGACAATGTTGGTAACAATCGTGTTTTTTACTTAACCGATACGTACGGAAATATGGTAGATTATAACACCGGTAAAAAAATATGGCGTAAAAACATAGAATTCGACAAAAAACGTCCTTTAGCGTATGATGTTAAAGATGATAAATTTTTAGTTTACAACAACAAACGCATTTATACCTTTAATACCAATAACGAAGATAGCCCAAAACCAAAAGGAAAAATTGATGTAAAAAATGATAAAACCATAGAAACGTTAGAATCTTTTGATTGGGGCGTTTGTATTGTTGGTCAAAACGACGTAATCGGACTAGATAATGAAGGAAACACGCTGTATCATAAAACTTACAAAGAACCAGGAGAAGCAGGCCGCAGATTATTAAAAACTGGAGGAATAATTGGTAATGCATATTTTGGTAGTAAAAGTAGCATGAATCGATCTTTATCAGAAGCTAAATTCGTTTTCCGCGATGAAAAAGGTAACATTGTACAAGAAGTAGATATGTTTAGCGATGATGCTAAAAAACGTATGACAAAAGCGGCAAATGAAGCAGGTAATACTGCCGATATAATTAGCAAAAATGTTATTGCAAATGTAGACAAACGTTACAATGGCTTAAAACAAACTAATAACTACGCCTTTATATTAGCTCGAGGAGAAAGCGGGCCTGAATTAGTAAAAGTTAGAAAAAATGATGGAACCGAAGTTGCTAAAATAGATTTAGATTCAAACAAACCAATGTATGAAATAGATAACTTTACAGATAACATTTATTATGCATCTGGTAATGATTTAAAAATTTATAAATAG